Genomic window (Wenzhouxiangella marina):
GACCGGCATCGACTTCACGAGCCACGGTGGCCGTGCTGCCTTCGATCTCGACCTTGGAGGCGAAGGTGGCCTGCGGCCGATCCCAGAGGGCCGCCAGCATCTGACCGGTCTGGTTGCAGTCGTCATCGATGGCCTGCTTGCCGAGGAACACGATCTGCGGGGATTCGCGATCGGCCAGGGCCTTGAACACGCGGGCCGCGGTCAGCGGCTGGACTGCCGCATCGGTGGAGACCTGGATGGCGCGATCGGCGCCCATGGCCAGGGCGGTGCGCAGCTGCTGCTGCACTTCGTCACCGCCGATCGAGGCCACGATCACTTCCTCGGCCTGCCCACGCTCGCGGATCCGCAAGGCTTCCTCCAGCGCGATTTCGTCAAAGGGATTGATCGACATCTTGACGCCGTCGGTTTCGACCCCCGAGCCGTCGGATTTCACGCGAACACGCACGTTGTAGTCGACAACGCGCTTCACTGCGACCAGAATTTTCATCCAGCTTCCTCAGATTCAAATGTGATTCGACACAGCCCGCTATTGTAACGCCCGGGCGTGGTCGCGAGGTGGACTGCTCAGGCCGTCGAAACGCGCCCCCCGTCGAGCAGGAACTCGGCCGCCCGACGGCAGGCCTCGGCATCGAGGAGAAAGACCCCGTCTCCACCGTTGGCGAACTCCAGCCAGACCGGCTCGACCGCCGGCGCCAGCAGGGCCTGTAGCGCCTCGGCGGCCTCCCCTACTTCGCAGATCAGGATGCCGTGCTCGCTCAGATGCGCGGGCACCTGCGTCAGCAGCCTGCGTACCAGATCGAGACCGTCCTCCCCCGCTTCCAGACCGAGCCGGGGTTCATGCAGGAACTCCGCCGGCAGGGACTCCATGGAGGCGCTGGGTACGTAGGGCGGGTTGGCGAGAATCAGGTCGTAACGGGCCGCTCCGGCGGCAGAGAGCAGATCGGACTCGATCACGTGCACGCGGCCCTCGAGGCCATGTCGCCGAACATTGCGGCGCGCCAGCTCCAGGGCGGGAGGACTGATATCGAAAGCGTCCACCTCGCATTCCGGCCAGTGCCTGGCCAGAGCGATCGCGAGGCAGCCGGATCCGGTGCCGACGTCGGCGGCACGCGTGAGTTGTTCGGCGCTCAGCCAGGGCTCGAAGCCATCGAGGATCAACTCGGCGATCGGCGAACGTGGCACCAGCACGTCCGGGCTGACCTCGAACTCGAGGCCGGCCAGCCAGGCGGTCCCCAGCAGATACGCCAGTGGCATGCGCGACTCGATGCGACGCTCCAACAGGGCGTCGAGCGCGTCGATCTCGGAGGACTCGAGGCCGCGGGAAAACTCGGAGGCGTCGAAGTCCGGTGGCATCGCCAGGGCCGATGAGGCCAGCCAGCAGGCCTCGTCGAGGGCATTGTCCGTTCCATGCCCGAAGTACAGGCCCGCCATGTCCATGCGTTCGGCCGCCTCGCGAATCCAGTCTTCAAGGGTGGG
Coding sequences:
- a CDS encoding electron transfer flavoprotein subunit beta/FixA family protein; the encoded protein is MKILVAVKRVVDYNVRVRVKSDGSGVETDGVKMSINPFDEIALEEALRIRERGQAEEVIVASIGGDEVQQQLRTALAMGADRAIQVSTDAAVQPLTAARVFKALADRESPQIVFLGKQAIDDDCNQTGQMLAALWDRPQATFASKVEIEGSTATVAREVDAGLETIEVDLPAVMTSDLRLNEPRFVKLPDIMKAKRKPLETLSLDELGVEPAVEIEATAWEPPPKRSGGRKVDSVDALVTELKNKGLL
- the prmB gene encoding 50S ribosomal protein L3 N(5)-glutamine methyltransferase; this encodes MSASTPTLEDWIREAAERMDMAGLYFGHGTDNALDEACWLASSALAMPPDFDASEFSRGLESSEIDALDALLERRIESRMPLAYLLGTAWLAGLEFEVSPDVLVPRSPIAELILDGFEPWLSAEQLTRAADVGTGSGCLAIALARHWPECEVDAFDISPPALELARRNVRRHGLEGRVHVIESDLLSAAGAARYDLILANPPYVPSASMESLPAEFLHEPRLGLEAGEDGLDLVRRLLTQVPAHLSEHGILICEVGEAAEALQALLAPAVEPVWLEFANGGDGVFLLDAEACRRAAEFLLDGGRVSTA